Proteins from a genomic interval of Benincasa hispida cultivar B227 chromosome 7, ASM972705v1, whole genome shotgun sequence:
- the LOC120081471 gene encoding omega-3 fatty acid desaturase, chloroplastic, with product MARWVLSECGVKPLPRIYPQPSRNGIASKTFMVSEIRQPLLASKAHVLRSSLGLSTRGKSWALNVSAPVRVASIDEDNEKERVDGINGVEDEGDFDPAAAPPFRLADIRAAIPKHCWVKDPWKSMSYVVRDVVVVFGLAAVAAYFNNWVVWPLYWFAQGTMFWALFVLGHDCGHGSFSNDPKLNSVVGHILHSSILVPYHGWRISHRTHHQNHGHVENDESWHPLSEKIYRSLDKATRTLRFTLPFPMLAYPVYLWSRSPGKKGSHFDPNSDLFVPSERNDIITSTACWTAMLALLGCLSVVMGPLQILKLYGIPYLMFVMWLDAVTYLHHHGHEDKLPWYRGEEWSYLRGGLTTLDRDYGWINNIHHDIGTHVIHHLFPQIPHYHLIEATEATKPVLGKYYREPEKSWPLPFHLLGVLVKSLRKDHFVSDSGDIVYYQTDPDLS from the exons ATGGCGAGGTGGGTTTTATCTGAATGTGGTGTTAAACCACTCCCTAGGATCTATCCTCAGCCATCTAGGAACGGGATTGCTTCTAAAACTTTTATGGTTTCTGAGATTAGGCAGCCATTGTTGGCCTCTAAAGCTCATGTTCTTCGGTCTTCTTTGGGACTTTCTACTAGAGGGAAGAGTTGGGCATTGAATGTGAGTGCTCCTGTGAGAGTTGCTTCTATTGATGAGGATAATGAGAAGGAGAGAGTTGATGGGATTAATGGGGTTGAGGATGAGGGGGATTTCGACCCGGCTGCTGCTCCGCCGTTTCGGCTGGCCGATATTCGGGCTGCCATTCCGAAGCATTGTTGGGTTAAGGATCCTTGGAAATCAATGAGCTATGTTGTGAGGGATGTAGTTGTGGTGTTTGGATTGGCTGCTGTTGCTGCTTACTTCAACAATTGGGTTGTTTGGCCTCTTTACTGGTTTGCTCAAGGAACAATGTTTTGGGCTCTTTTTGTTCTTGGTCATGATTG TGGCCATGGAAGTTTCTCTAATGACCCAAAATTGAATAGTGTTGTTGGCCATATTCTTCATTCTTCAATCCTAGTTCCATATCATGGATG GAGAATTAGCCATAGAACTCATCACCAGAATCACGGCCATGTGGAAAATGATGAATCATGGCATCCT TTGTCTGAGAAGATTTATAGGAGTTTGGATAAAGCAACAAGAACACTAAGGTTCACTCTGCCATTCCCCATGCTTGCATACCCTGTGTATCTG TGGAGTAGAAGTCCTGGAAAGAAGGGCTCTCATTTCGACCCTAACAGCGATTTGTTCGTACCAAGTGAGCGAAACGATATCATTACATCCACTGCTTGTTGGACTGCAATGCTTGCGCTGCTTGGATGTCTATCTGTAGTGATGGGTCCCCTCCAAATCCTCAAACTCTATGGCATTCCTTACCTG ATGTTTGTCATGTGGCTGGACGCGGTCACGTACTTGCATCATCACGGTCACGAAGATAAACTTCCTTGGTATCGTGGAGAG GAATGGAGTTACCTAAGAGGTGGATTAACGACTCTCGATCGCGATTACGGATGGATCAACAACATCCATCATGACATTGGAACTCATGTCATTCACCATCTCTTCCCTCAGATCCCACACTATCACTTAATAGAAGCA ACCGAGGCAACAAAGCCGGTGCTCGGGAAGTATTATCGAGAACCAGAGAAATCTTGGCCTCTCCCATTTCACTTATTGGGAGTTCTTGTAAAAAGCCTGAGAAAAGATCACTTTGTGAGCGATTCTGGGGACATCGTATATTATCAGACCGACCCCGACCTGTCTTGA
- the LOC120081472 gene encoding N-(5'-phosphoribosyl)anthranilate isomerase 1, chloroplastic-like, whose amino-acid sequence MIAGLTNGSCFWPKVVHVRGRHQFHGLNRDSSYIERNWPCQRKKITCGISELENVYSSLEHHRKDKILVKMCGIASARDAAMAAESGADFIGMIIWPNSKRSVSLSVAKEISRIARQNGAQPVGVFVDDDVETISRAADTCDLELVQLHGDSSRAALPFLVKDYRIIYVLNANEDGSLLNEISTEDCSLVDWVLVDSAKGGSGKGFNWAQFEVPIIRSKQGWLLAGGINPENVSEALSILKPQGVDVSSGICGSDGIQKDLIRIKSFLKVVHSVNY is encoded by the exons ATGATTGCAG GCTTAACTAATGGAAGCTGCTTTTGGCCAAAAGTTGTACATGTGCGTGGAAGGCACCAGTTTCATG GTTTGAATAGGGACAGTTCATACATTGAGAGAAACTGGCCCTGCCAAAGGAAAAAGATTACTTGTGGCATTTCTGAACTAGAGAATGTATATTCAAGCCTTGAACATCATAGAAAGGACAAGATTCTTGTTAAGATGTGCGGTATTGCATCGGCGAGAGATGCTGCTATGGCAGCAGAATCTGGTGCTGATTTCATTGGGATGATTATTTGGCCAAACTCAAAACGTTCTGTTTCACTTTCAGTTGCCAAGGAGATATCCAGAATTGCTAGACAAAATGGTGCACAGCCAGTTGGAGTGTTTGTTGATGACGATGTTGAAACAATATCACGAGCCGCTGATACATGTGACCTTGAACTTGTGCAG CTTCATGGAGACAGTTCACGGGCAGCATTGCCATTTCTAGTCAAAGATTATAGAATTATTTATGTTCTGAATGCAAATGAAGATGGAAGTCTTCTAAATGAGATCTCCACCGAGGACTGTTCTTTGGTCGATTGGGTTCTTGTTGACAGTGCCAAAGGTGGCAG TGGGAAGGGATTCAACTGGGCCCAGTTTGAGGTACCAATAATTAGAAGCAAACAAGGCTGGCTCTTGGCTGGAGGCATCAATCCAGAAAACGTGTCTGAAGCCTTATCTATTCTCAAGCCTCAAGGGGTTGATGTTAGCAGTGGAATCTGTGGCTCAGATGGGATACAGAAGGATCTTATTCGAATCAAGTCTTTTTTGAAGGTTGTTCATTCAGTTAACTATTGA